A stretch of the Vulcanisaeta souniana JCM 11219 genome encodes the following:
- the kdgK gene encoding bifunctional 2-dehydro-3-deoxygluconokinase/2-dehydro-3-deoxygalactonokinase translates to MVGMVLMPEVVALGESLVQFNAVTDGPLRHVTYFEKHATGSEANVCVALVRLGVSCGLITRLGTDEFGLFIYDWLRGEGVDVGHIRFDPERPTGIYFVQRNYPIPGVSDVLYYRRGSAASALSPDDVDPDYVGGARVFHTTGITMAISDTARSAALKGLEIARGKGIITSFDVNYRKKLWANIDDAINVLSKALGFADVVFLDEDEANLLLGVSAVDDVFRELRSRFGINRVVLKLGIKGSMAYWEGRVIKVNAFRVPVKDPIGAGDAYAGVFLASILRGHDVESAMRRASAAAAMVVMVRGDEENLPREDDLRRFLDGYGRQVDLR, encoded by the coding sequence ATGGTTGGTATGGTTTTAATGCCTGAGGTTGTGGCTTTGGGTGAGTCTCTGGTTCAGTTTAATGCCGTTACTGATGGGCCGCTTAGGCACGTTACTTACTTTGAGAAGCATGCAACAGGTAGTGAGGCTAATGTTTGTGTTGCCTTGGTTAGGCTTGGTGTTAGTTGTGGGTTGATAACTAGGCTTGGGACTGATGAGTTTGGGCTATTCATTTATGATTGGCTTAGGGGTGAAGGCGTTGATGTTGGTCATATTAGGTTTGACCCTGAGAGGCCTACGGGCATTTACTTTGTGCAGAGGAATTACCCAATACCTGGTGTTAGTGATGTGCTTTATTACAGGAGGGGTTCCGCGGCCTCGGCACTGAGCCCCGATGATGTTGACCCTGACTATGTGGGTGGCGCCAGAGTTTTCCACACGACAGGTATAACCATGGCCATTAGCGATACCGCTAGGTCAGCGGCACTTAAGGGTTTAGAGATTGCCCGTGGTAAGGGCATCATCACATCATTCGATGTTAATTATAGGAAGAAATTGTGGGCCAACATTGACGACGCAATTAATGTATTGTCAAAAGCCCTTGGTTTTGCAGATGTGGTGTTTCTCGATGAGGATGAGGCTAACCTACTACTTGGTGTGTCTGCTGTTGATGATGTCTTTAGGGAGTTGCGTTCGAGGTTTGGGATTAACAGGGTTGTGCTTAAGCTTGGTATTAAGGGTTCAATGGCATATTGGGAGGGCAGGGTTATTAAGGTGAATGCCTTTAGGGTCCCTGTTAAGGATCCAATAGGTGCCGGTGATGCCTACGCTGGGGTTTTTCTCGCGTCAATACTTAGGGGTCACGACGTGGAGAGCGCCATGAGGAGGGCCTCTGCTGCAGCCGCCATGGTCGTAATGGTTAGGGGTGATGAGGAGAACCTGCCCAGGGAGGATGATTTGAGGAGGTTTCTTGATGGTTATGGTAGGCAGGTTGACCTTAGGTGA
- a CDS encoding potassium channel family protein yields the protein MRKALVVGINDVSIMVARLLVSNGYDVSMIAGNEDEARLGRGIPAYVYVGDPRNEGFLRDAGIDESEVVMLFMDDAMNLEVARVAKSRGVPVIIALISNKEKYLDAFIELGVYAIPIVDAVLSKVAHYLRLPFKQLLYSDDKVQAYYVVISSESPYINQEVKDVARRCGAAIPLVIRGDEVVISNGELRIEAGDKLLLVGAADSVIKCVERIY from the coding sequence GTGCGTAAGGCATTGGTGGTTGGGATCAATGATGTTAGTATTATGGTTGCCAGGTTATTGGTTAGTAATGGCTATGATGTGAGTATGATTGCGGGTAATGAGGATGAGGCAAGGCTGGGGAGGGGCATTCCTGCCTATGTTTATGTTGGTGATCCAAGGAATGAGGGTTTCCTTAGGGATGCTGGCATTGATGAGAGTGAGGTTGTCATGCTTTTCATGGATGATGCAATGAATCTTGAGGTCGCTAGGGTAGCTAAGTCTAGGGGTGTTCCTGTGATAATAGCATTGATTAGCAATAAGGAGAAGTATCTGGATGCTTTCATTGAGTTGGGTGTTTACGCCATACCTATTGTTGATGCGGTTTTGTCAAAGGTTGCCCATTACCTAAGGTTGCCGTTTAAGCAATTACTCTACTCTGATGATAAGGTGCAGGCATACTATGTCGTGATCAGTTCGGAGTCGCCATACATAAATCAGGAGGTGAAGGATGTGGCTAGGAGGTGCGGTGCGGCAATACCACTGGTTATAAGGGGTGATGAGGTTGTGATCAGCAATGGGGAGCTTAGGATCGAGGCTGGTGATAAACTATTACTTGTTGGTGCTGCGGACTCTGTTATTAAGTGTGTTGAGAGGATTTATTAA
- a CDS encoding APC family permease: protein MTEKVTWLKRDLGTLELLALGYSDVSSTYYFTLGIVALNSGPLLPITMLLGSLSLWLVGLAYTEFGSAIPRTGGAYYYIRRELGNTWGFITGWLLSFDQILMIAYGALGTVNYLSIIIPTASRWPMNSVLSILIIVMIMIINILGVKASARFNLTLLIIDLLGIMTLLVLGYYMVISHGVIMPRLPFNYNYLTHGLTYSLRGYTGIDVIAQSTGEAVSPSLSIPRAIIGVSALSTVVALLLSLLTTLSGALTIVSTNVGDPIGALAEYLLHNIYLSIYISASIAIVLLISVNAGIVDFSRSIYAMSEDGLLPRRLSSVNGRYRTPHLAIITSSLTAMLFTAPGSVQLIADSYAIASTIVYLMTMIALIAFRNKETHLVRYFRTPGITVRQMKVPVVSIIGIIVYVLSIVLIVLIKSIYVLVVLTWLLIGLLIYLVNKSSQHT, encoded by the coding sequence ATGACCGAGAAGGTCACTTGGTTGAAGAGGGACCTAGGCACCCTGGAGTTGTTGGCGCTTGGTTACTCAGACGTGTCATCAACCTACTACTTCACACTCGGCATAGTGGCGCTCAATTCAGGACCTTTACTGCCGATAACAATGCTCCTGGGATCCCTATCCCTATGGCTAGTTGGCTTAGCGTACACTGAGTTCGGTAGCGCAATACCAAGAACCGGTGGTGCCTATTACTACATCCGCCGTGAATTGGGCAATACCTGGGGTTTCATCACAGGTTGGTTACTGAGTTTTGATCAAATACTAATGATTGCCTACGGCGCCTTAGGCACAGTTAACTACCTCAGCATAATTATTCCCACGGCCTCCCGATGGCCCATGAACTCCGTATTATCAATCCTAATCATAGTAATGATAATGATAATAAACATACTAGGGGTAAAGGCATCGGCGCGATTTAACCTAACCCTATTAATAATTGATCTACTTGGTATAATGACGCTATTGGTGCTTGGTTATTACATGGTAATTAGCCACGGAGTTATTATGCCTAGGTTACCATTCAATTACAATTACCTAACCCACGGATTAACATACTCACTTAGGGGTTACACTGGTATTGACGTGATAGCGCAATCAACGGGAGAAGCCGTGTCACCGTCTTTATCCATTCCAAGGGCTATAATCGGCGTGTCCGCGTTATCAACAGTAGTCGCGCTATTATTATCGTTATTAACAACATTATCAGGTGCATTGACCATAGTCTCTACTAACGTTGGTGACCCCATAGGCGCGCTGGCTGAATACCTACTTCACAACATATATTTATCCATCTATATCTCGGCGTCAATAGCTATAGTGCTCCTAATATCAGTAAATGCGGGTATTGTGGACTTCTCAAGGAGCATTTATGCAATGAGCGAGGACGGATTACTACCGAGGAGGTTAAGTAGTGTCAATGGTAGGTATAGAACGCCACACTTGGCGATAATAACCTCATCACTAACAGCAATGCTGTTCACGGCACCGGGAAGCGTTCAACTTATTGCGGACTCCTACGCAATAGCCTCGACGATCGTGTACTTAATGACCATGATAGCATTAATAGCATTTAGAAATAAGGAGACGCACTTAGTTCGTTACTTTAGAACGCCAGGCATAACCGTGAGACAAATGAAGGTGCCTGTTGTGTCAATAATTGGTATTATCGTTTACGTACTCTCCATTGTCCTCATAGTCCTAATCAAGTCAATATATGTACTGGTAGTATTAACGTGGTTACTCATAGGCCTATTAATATACCTCGTTAATAAATCCTCTCAACACACTTAA
- a CDS encoding DUF4382 domain-containing protein produces MKGWVVGTIVVIIVIGAIVYLMLSSHGIGITPGGPTSPASQVYVYLTDKTMKVDHLYVIINEIAFHNEGGGNNTWITCSLTKTSFDLAQLVNTSQLAAQCSLTNGTYNIIRLYVTGVQAVVNGQTYNCTLPSGRFEVPLGPSPMVVNGTSYDVTVDFGAVNSVVITGNGKCVVVPVIHVSVKRHS; encoded by the coding sequence ATGAAGGGTTGGGTTGTGGGGACTATAGTAGTGATAATAGTGATAGGAGCAATTGTATACCTAATGCTCAGTAGTCATGGCATAGGCATAACACCTGGCGGACCAACAAGTCCGGCGAGTCAAGTCTATGTTTACTTAACCGATAAAACCATGAAAGTTGATCACTTGTACGTAATAATTAATGAGATTGCCTTTCACAATGAGGGTGGTGGCAATAATACCTGGATAACCTGCAGTCTGACCAAGACAAGCTTTGATCTAGCTCAGCTCGTTAATACCAGTCAATTAGCCGCCCAGTGCTCATTAACTAATGGTACGTACAACATAATACGCCTATACGTTACTGGTGTTCAAGCTGTGGTCAATGGACAGACCTACAACTGCACATTACCAAGCGGTAGGTTTGAAGTGCCGCTTGGGCCAAGTCCTATGGTTGTTAATGGAACTAGCTACGATGTCACAGTTGACTTTGGTGCTGTAAATAGTGTCGTTATTACTGGCAATGGTAAGTGCGTCGTAGTCCCGGTTATTCATGTGTCTGTTAAGAGACATTCATAG
- a CDS encoding winged helix-turn-helix domain-containing protein has translation MMYRKRPRTRIEIYADIMLSLDRMGNCDRLSRLAMMVGVPYDRLIRYLNELKSLGLIRWDSSSVYLSKKGMELLVNSRGARDELVLALTGLIQGSIKTIT, from the coding sequence ATGATGTATAGGAAGAGACCTAGGACTAGGATTGAGATATATGCGGACATAATGCTATCCCTAGACAGGATGGGGAATTGTGATAGGTTGAGTAGGCTTGCGATGATGGTCGGCGTGCCCTATGATAGGTTAATACGTTACTTAAATGAGCTAAAGAGCCTTGGCTTAATTAGGTGGGATTCATCAAGCGTTTACCTCAGTAAGAAGGGGATGGAGTTGCTGGTTAATTCCCGTGGTGCTAGGGATGAATTAGTCCTTGCCCTTACCGGCCTTATTCAGGGTAGCATTAAAACCATTACGTAG
- a CDS encoding DUF7343 domain-containing protein, whose translation MVDIPSMRNHRLWAGIALMALSVYLVIKLYNNLFLNLRVPVVAVGPDGALKVIGSIQPFTSPVLAYDIIMTMILTSVLSSIASVLIYSSIIARYKHADNNIQGSVIGNDGNVVIRSITLTSLEKRALLLIQRRGGMMTQAELGRELGLSKYQVSRLVKRLETKGVIERKRAGVTNVLILRNGFNATLNKAGKGKD comes from the coding sequence ATGGTCGACATTCCATCGATGAGAAACCACAGGTTATGGGCCGGCATAGCGCTCATGGCATTATCAGTATACCTAGTAATCAAGTTATACAATAACCTATTCCTAAACTTGAGGGTTCCTGTGGTTGCCGTAGGCCCTGACGGCGCACTTAAGGTAATTGGTTCAATACAGCCATTCACAAGTCCTGTCCTTGCATACGATATCATAATGACCATGATATTGACATCCGTATTATCATCAATAGCGTCCGTACTAATATACTCATCCATAATCGCTAGATATAAGCATGCAGATAATAACATACAGGGTAGCGTAATAGGCAATGACGGTAATGTAGTAATAAGAAGCATTACACTGACTAGTCTTGAGAAGAGGGCATTGCTGTTGATTCAGAGGAGGGGTGGTATGATGACCCAGGCAGAACTCGGTCGTGAACTTGGCTTAAGTAAGTACCAGGTTTCCAGGCTTGTCAAGAGACTTGAGACTAAGGGTGTTATTGAAAGAAAGAGGGCTGGTGTAACTAATGTTTTAATCCTACGTAATGGTTTTAATGCTACCCTGAATAAGGCCGGTAAGGGCAAGGACTAA
- a CDS encoding cobyric acid synthase — MSIKTAVNLYIVSTMSDSGKTAIVSALLRVLSRRSLHVTPFKAQNMSLNSYPSIEGGEIALAQAMQAYVAGLMPSVHHNPILIKPMTSDRAEYIILGKPRAQLSFNEYLNDDAIRHLAINAVKSSIRRLKDEFDLVVGEGAGSAYEPNLASRDLANFRPAEWLDAGVFVVLDIDRGGSFIQGLGLIKSLPPGWRKLVKGFIINKFRGDEKLLSTAIKWLEKKTGKPVLGVLPYVDDLWLWPEDSMDLRPIGNGPLNIALIAYPYISNFNDVYPLILEDDVTVRIVRDPRELGDPHLIILPGSKNVVASLDWMRRTGMDKELARIRGSAVILGICGGFQAMGKLLSDPYGVEAGIPGDYRGLGFVDTNTIYGIDKVVSLSRAVGLRGELENVGIRGYEIHRGVPQYAGDEPLIMITERNGKTTKQLDGVLREKELIVGITLHDSLGDPNFRSFVLNMARELAGLPRRNSSASSSIELLLSQVDRLASIIEDKLDIDFMVNDN; from the coding sequence ATGAGCATCAAGACTGCAGTGAATCTGTACATAGTGTCAACAATGAGTGATTCAGGAAAAACCGCAATAGTAAGCGCATTACTTAGGGTACTGAGTAGGAGGAGCCTTCACGTGACGCCATTTAAGGCGCAGAACATGTCACTCAATAGCTACCCATCCATTGAGGGCGGCGAAATAGCGCTGGCCCAGGCAATGCAGGCATACGTGGCTGGCCTAATGCCTAGTGTCCATCACAATCCAATCCTAATAAAACCAATGACTAGCGATAGAGCTGAGTACATAATACTCGGTAAACCAAGGGCCCAATTATCCTTCAATGAATATCTTAATGATGACGCAATCAGGCACCTGGCAATTAATGCCGTTAAGTCGAGTATACGTAGACTTAAGGATGAGTTTGACCTAGTGGTTGGTGAGGGTGCTGGGTCGGCCTACGAACCCAACCTGGCAAGTAGGGACCTTGCTAACTTTAGGCCGGCGGAGTGGCTTGATGCCGGTGTATTTGTGGTTCTCGATATCGATAGGGGTGGTTCATTCATTCAGGGTCTTGGTCTAATTAAGTCACTACCGCCTGGATGGAGGAAACTGGTTAAGGGGTTTATTATTAATAAATTCAGGGGTGATGAGAAGTTACTGAGTACCGCCATAAAGTGGCTTGAGAAGAAGACTGGGAAGCCTGTTCTTGGTGTTTTGCCGTATGTAGATGATTTATGGCTATGGCCTGAGGACTCAATGGACCTAAGGCCAATTGGTAATGGTCCGCTTAACATAGCCTTAATAGCATACCCATACATATCCAACTTTAATGATGTATACCCATTGATCCTTGAGGACGATGTTACCGTGAGGATAGTCAGGGATCCCAGGGAGCTCGGTGATCCGCACCTCATTATCCTGCCTGGCTCTAAGAATGTAGTTGCGAGCCTTGATTGGATGAGGAGGACAGGTATGGATAAGGAATTGGCTAGGATAAGAGGCTCGGCAGTCATTCTGGGCATATGCGGTGGTTTTCAAGCCATGGGTAAGTTGTTAAGTGATCCTTATGGCGTTGAGGCCGGGATTCCAGGGGATTATCGTGGACTTGGTTTCGTTGACACCAACACAATTTACGGCATTGATAAGGTGGTATCATTATCAAGGGCTGTTGGTTTGAGGGGTGAATTGGAGAATGTGGGTATCAGGGGTTATGAAATACATAGGGGTGTTCCACAGTATGCTGGTGATGAACCACTTATAATGATAACGGAAAGAAATGGAAAGACAACTAAGCAGTTGGATGGCGTGCTTAGGGAGAAGGAATTAATTGTGGGTATTACGCTACATGATTCACTTGGTGATCCCAACTTTAGGAGTTTTGTGCTGAACATGGCGAGGGAACTGGCTGGATTACCTAGGCGTAATTCCTCGGCTTCATCAAGCATTGAGTTATTATTAAGTCAAGTTGATAGATTAGCATCAATAATTGAAGATAAGTTAGATATTGACTTTATGGTTAATGATAACTGA
- a CDS encoding asparagine synthetase A, with product MDKQPERREPYFHPSILEFEKMASDQDKYLEFLKEWLSHSWKWAREDKYKLVFKVQAEVIDSLREFLNSRGFTEVLAPIIGPVTDPGIRGAKQATVDFYGMEYKVMSSAILYKQYMAASLGKIYFLSPNIRFEPNDSVFTGRHLVEFYQLDLEVYDATYDQVIDLAEDMIIYVVKRVKESYGKELETKLNRQLPDFKKPLRRYTHREAVELVNKLGCKNPQNTEIRWECEKLLSAYHENPLFIIDYPKGARGFYDREDPQKPGILRDFDMLYPEGFGEAISGAEREYEPARVIARMRESGEDPNKYRWYLEMLRESYPLKTAGFGIGVERLTRYVCGLRAVWEARPYPKLAGLGPAP from the coding sequence ATGGATAAGCAACCAGAGAGGAGGGAACCATACTTCCACCCATCCATCTTAGAGTTCGAAAAAATGGCCTCGGACCAGGACAAGTACCTGGAGTTCCTTAAAGAATGGCTTTCCCACTCATGGAAGTGGGCCAGGGAGGATAAGTATAAGCTCGTCTTTAAGGTTCAGGCAGAGGTAATAGATTCGCTCCGTGAGTTCCTCAATTCTAGGGGCTTTACTGAGGTCCTTGCGCCAATAATTGGCCCGGTGACTGACCCAGGGATTAGGGGTGCGAAGCAAGCTACCGTGGATTTCTACGGCATGGAGTATAAGGTCATGTCCAGCGCCATACTCTATAAGCAGTACATGGCTGCGTCACTTGGTAAGATATACTTCCTAAGCCCAAACATTAGGTTTGAACCAAACGATAGCGTCTTCACCGGCAGGCATCTAGTTGAGTTCTATCAACTTGACCTTGAGGTTTATGATGCAACTTACGACCAAGTTATTGATTTAGCCGAGGACATGATCATATACGTGGTTAAGCGAGTTAAGGAGAGTTATGGCAAGGAACTCGAGACAAAACTCAATAGGCAGCTCCCAGACTTCAAGAAACCGCTCAGGAGATATACGCATAGGGAGGCTGTGGAACTCGTTAATAAGCTAGGCTGTAAGAATCCACAGAACACTGAAATTAGGTGGGAGTGTGAGAAGCTTCTTTCTGCTTACCATGAGAATCCGCTCTTCATAATTGACTACCCAAAGGGCGCCAGGGGATTCTACGACAGGGAGGATCCACAGAAACCTGGTATACTCAGGGACTTCGACATGCTATACCCAGAGGGCTTTGGCGAGGCAATTAGCGGTGCTGAGCGTGAGTATGAGCCGGCTAGAGTCATTGCAAGGATGAGGGAAAGCGGTGAGGACCCAAATAAGTATAGGTGGTACCTTGAGATGCTTAGGGAGTCATACCCATTGAAGACCGCTGGCTTCGGTATAGGCGTGGAGAGACTGACCAGGTACGTATGCGGCTTAAGGGCTGTTTGGGAGGCTAGACCATACCCCAAGTTGGCCGGTTTAGGGCCAGCACCATAA
- a CDS encoding cobalamin-independent methionine synthase II family protein produces the protein MQGLTFTTSVVGSFPRPRWLIENFDKYSKGEISKEELDEYLDDAVKLTVKEEELAGLDVLTDGEQRRTSFVAFVGQKIPGFKLIYVTDINPRAIEIMKQYKAQLTYWRAVAVEQIRDSVIALDEFKFTRSVTDRGVKITLPSPYLIMWETWDAKYSRQVYPQPEDLAKDYSKVLRQEIIRLRDAGVDFIQLDEPMLGDLTEAKENEPDRYRKVIEAIHGQKYRGFKNELYLARDLVNETIKGIDGVRIGMHMDRWPNPDSPFYGIGFERLAPEVYDIKVKQYVLEYASPGSGDPAVFAKDLPSDKELGLGVIDVRNPQIEDPQIVVQRAERVVKVLDPRRIWLNPDCGFAPGMYRKFERRIAFSKIRSMTEAARILRKKYGDK, from the coding sequence ATGCAGGGGTTGACCTTCACAACATCCGTGGTTGGTAGTTTCCCAAGGCCAAGGTGGTTAATCGAGAATTTTGACAAGTACAGCAAGGGTGAGATCAGTAAGGAGGAACTTGATGAGTACCTGGATGATGCTGTCAAGTTGACGGTTAAGGAGGAGGAGTTGGCAGGACTTGATGTGTTAACTGACGGTGAGCAAAGGAGAACCAGTTTTGTTGCATTCGTGGGGCAGAAGATACCTGGGTTTAAGTTAATTTACGTGACTGACATAAACCCAAGGGCAATAGAAATAATGAAACAATACAAGGCCCAGTTAACCTACTGGAGAGCTGTGGCTGTTGAGCAGATCAGGGACTCCGTAATAGCCCTTGATGAATTCAAGTTCACTAGGTCCGTCACAGACAGGGGAGTTAAGATCACATTACCAAGTCCATACCTAATCATGTGGGAGACCTGGGATGCCAAGTACTCAAGGCAAGTATACCCACAACCCGAGGATTTAGCCAAGGACTACAGCAAGGTACTTAGGCAGGAAATAATTAGGCTTAGGGACGCCGGCGTGGACTTCATCCAACTCGATGAACCAATGCTTGGCGACTTAACGGAGGCAAAGGAGAACGAACCTGATAGATATAGAAAGGTCATTGAGGCAATACATGGACAGAAGTACAGGGGCTTCAAGAATGAACTCTACCTTGCCAGGGATTTGGTAAATGAGACAATTAAAGGAATTGACGGAGTGAGGATCGGGATGCACATGGATAGGTGGCCAAACCCAGACTCACCATTCTATGGAATAGGCTTCGAGAGACTGGCACCCGAGGTTTATGACATAAAGGTTAAGCAATACGTGCTTGAGTACGCAAGCCCAGGCAGTGGCGACCCCGCAGTATTTGCTAAGGATTTACCCAGCGATAAGGAGCTTGGGCTCGGCGTCATTGACGTCAGGAATCCGCAGATTGAGGATCCGCAAATCGTTGTCCAAAGGGCTGAGAGAGTTGTGAAGGTTCTTGATCCGAGGAGAATATGGCTAAATCCAGACTGTGGTTTTGCACCTGGTATGTATAGGAAGTTTGAGAGGAGGATAGCCTTCTCCAAGATTCGTTCAATGACCGAGGCAGCAAGAATATTAAGGAAGAAGTATGGTGATAAGTAG
- a CDS encoding MarC family protein, with protein MSGALIDILNMTGQLIAILNPIGAIPTLSIYIINMEREQLRRVYRLVGISIPLLMVIFAVGGRYILQAFGVNLDAFRIAGGVLLMGIAMETLMVGGPRAIGAVKEPEEFVLVPIVTPLLVGPGTITELILFSALYPIYEVIIAALISSAFTYLVIRFSQPLLKRLGSNTLKVLGRFMSLIIAALAIGMILTGVTNYIESLHIT; from the coding sequence GTGTCTGGAGCCCTAATAGACATTTTAAACATGACTGGCCAGTTAATAGCCATCCTCAACCCAATAGGTGCCATACCAACACTATCTATATACATAATAAACATGGAACGGGAACAATTAAGGAGGGTTTATCGATTAGTTGGTATTAGCATACCACTGCTGATGGTGATATTCGCGGTTGGCGGTAGGTACATACTGCAGGCCTTCGGTGTAAACCTCGATGCCTTCAGGATCGCCGGCGGCGTATTGCTCATGGGCATTGCTATGGAGACCCTCATGGTCGGCGGGCCCAGGGCTATTGGTGCCGTTAAGGAGCCTGAGGAATTCGTGTTAGTGCCAATAGTGACGCCACTACTTGTTGGACCTGGTACAATAACCGAATTAATACTCTTCTCGGCACTATACCCAATCTACGAGGTCATAATAGCCGCATTAATAAGCTCAGCCTTCACGTACCTAGTGATTAGGTTCTCACAACCACTACTAAAGAGACTAGGTAGCAACACACTTAAGGTGTTGGGTAGGTTCATGAGCCTAATAATAGCCGCACTAGCCATAGGAATGATACTAACCGGAGTAACAAACTACATAGAATCACTGCACATAACGTGA
- a CDS encoding nucleotidyltransferase domain-containing protein, protein MGEEVIHELRRYIRCLIEHGHRINSAVLFGSRARDDWLINSDIDLLIIILNSEKSFLERVREFTTCWNLGIALEVFPYTIDEIKRLMNKGSIALYDALDYGIVIYDDGTFEKLREVFRKAVNEGIIRRIGGWWTIPERPIID, encoded by the coding sequence ATGGGTGAGGAGGTTATTCATGAGTTAAGGAGGTACATTCGATGCCTAATTGAACACGGCCATAGGATTAACTCAGCCGTACTCTTCGGTTCACGCGCAAGGGATGATTGGCTGATTAATAGCGACATTGATTTATTAATTATAATCCTGAATTCAGAAAAGAGCTTCCTAGAGAGGGTCCGCGAATTCACGACTTGTTGGAACTTGGGAATAGCCCTCGAGGTCTTCCCGTACACAATCGATGAGATTAAGAGGTTAATGAATAAGGGATCTATTGCATTATACGATGCGTTGGACTACGGTATCGTGATTTACGATGATGGAACCTTTGAGAAGCTGAGGGAAGTATTTAGGAAAGCCGTTAATGAGGGTATCATTAGGAGGATTGGTGGTTGGTGGACAATACCTGAGAGGCCGATTATTGATTAA
- a CDS encoding HEPN domain-containing protein: MREEAEQWFKEAIRELELARHLLEIGYLNYAAFHSHQAAEKALKALIIVRLRMLPPKTHNLLELAEKLRNGGIAIDDVLDDLRDLNPHYLVARYPDAANGVPSEVYSRREAQHCVESASKVVEWVRRLFMS; encoded by the coding sequence ATGCGTGAGGAGGCAGAGCAGTGGTTCAAGGAGGCTATCAGGGAGCTCGAGTTAGCACGGCACTTACTTGAAATAGGCTACCTGAACTACGCGGCATTCCATTCACATCAAGCTGCTGAGAAGGCATTGAAGGCGTTGATAATTGTAAGGCTTAGAATGTTACCGCCAAAGACCCATAACTTACTGGAACTAGCTGAGAAATTGAGGAATGGTGGTATTGCGATTGATGATGTACTTGATGATCTGAGGGATTTAAACCCGCATTACCTAGTTGCTCGTTATCCAGATGCGGCTAATGGCGTACCCAGTGAGGTTTATTCAAGGAGGGAAGCTCAGCATTGTGTTGAGTCCGCATCTAAGGTGGTCGAATGGGTGAGGAGGTTATTCATGAGTTAA